One Carassius carassius chromosome 20, fCarCar2.1, whole genome shotgun sequence DNA segment encodes these proteins:
- the LOC132095818 gene encoding uncharacterized protein LOC132095818: protein MVSNSTHSTIATFSYSATSPSSPNSTSSLGLLVGLPIFFVALLLVGIAVFLWFRHRKSMDIELSNKLKSQDKSHNGDSRESPYSGYTGGLQPAPQSPIYENFQGGQSDLHKFQSAVQSENTHRDHQAYVQCDPHDAIYSNDPALFNPDGAEISEDVYIMPDA from the exons ATGGTTTCAAATAGCACACATAGCACAATTGCAACGTTTAGTTATTCTGCAACGAGTCCTTCAAGTCCTAATAGCACATCTTCACTTGGACTTCTTGTGGGTTTGCCTATATTCTTTGTGGCTTTGCTGCTGGTGGGGATAGCAGTGTTTCTCTGGTTTCGACACAGAAAATCAATGGATATTGAATTATCGAACAAACTTAAGAGCCAAGATAAGAGTCACAATGGGGATTCCAGGGAGTCTCCATACAGTGGATACACCGGAGGACTTCAGCCCGCACCCCAGAGCCCAATCTATGAGAACTTTCAAGGTGGACAGTCTGATCTGCACAAATTTCAGAGTGCTGTACAGAGTGAGAACACTCACAG AGACCATCAAGCATACGTGCAGTGTGATCCACATGATGCAATCTACAGCAATGATCCTGCCCTCTTCAATCCAGACGGGGCTGAAATCTCTGAGGATGTTTACATCATGCCAGATGCTTGA
- the LOC132095817 gene encoding bone morphogenetic protein 4 — MQNSIAQCFLLSVWAVIFSSCLRESTAQQGHEETYKGLQLEALKSIILEYLGMDAPPGPGGRASHQDLVRMYRQYRRMGHLLKGNSSEEQELQPARRASTVLFPRTVQLLNSSVDSQKQWFRAVFYKNSRIKTGVNLKHARLQIKRPHTDKITPGQPWLSKDIVVRMHKPPGFHTGTVFHAGDLSTRDVTLHLTFAVKKWLKDTSAELLVVEICLLKKQEVSTQSMPQLVLQLDQAVRRRNKRALSTREESVDDESHCRRKSLNVSFKDIGWSDWVIAPSGYTMHYCDGSCPHNYKPASMHTQVKSRLHLLSKGTTPGPCCVPAAYEPMVLMHYDSRGKLKLTPFNDLIVSKCHCA, encoded by the exons ATGCAGAACTCAATAGCACAGTGCTTTCTCCTTTCTGTATGGGCTGTTATTTTTAGCTCTTGTCTGAGAGAGTCTACAGCTCAACAGGGGCATGAGGAAACGTACAAGGGCCTGCAGCTTGAGGCTCTGAAGAGCATTATTCTGGAGTACCTCGGGATGGATGCGCCACCCGGGCCTGGAGGAAGAGCTTCTCATCAGGACCTGGTCAGGATGTACCGTCAGTATAGGAGAATGGGACACTTGCTTAAGGGCAACTCCAGTGAGGAACAGGAGCTTCAGCCTGCAAGAAGAGCCTCTACAGTGCTCTTTCCCAGAACAG taCAGCTTCTGAATTCTTCCGTGGATTCCCAGAAGCAGTGGTTCAGAGCTGTTTTCTACAAAAACTCACGCATTAAAACTGGAGTCAACCTCAAACATGCAAGGCTGCAAATTAAGAGACCACACACAGACAAAATCACACCAGGCCAGCCGTGGCTCTCAAAAGACATTGTGGTTAGAATGCATAAACCTCCTGGTTTTCATACAGGGACTGTATTTCACGCGGGGGACTTGAGTACTCGGGATGTTACGTTGCATTTGACATTTGCGGTTAAGAAGTGGCTTAAGGACACCAGTGCTGAGCTTTTAGTTGTTGAAATTTGCCTCCTTAAAAAACAAGAAGTGAGTACACAATCCATGCCTCAGCTTGTTTTACAACTTGACCAAGCAGTGAGGAGAAGAAACAAGAGAGCTCTATCTACTAGAGAGGAAAGCGTTGATGATGAAAGTCACTGCAGGCGAAAGtctttaaatgtttctttcaAAGACATCGGCTGGTCAGACTGGGTTATTGCTCCCTCGGGCTACACTATGCACTACTGTGATGGTTCCTGCCCACACAATTATAAACCTGCTAGTATGCATACGCAGGTGAAGTCTCGTCTGCATCTCTTGTCTAAGGGAACAACACCCGGGCCTTGCTGTGTACCAGCTGCATATGAGCCGATGGTTCTCATGCACTATGACAGCCGTGGAAAGTTGAAGCTCACGCCTTTTAACGATTTGATAGTTAGTAAATGCCACTGCGCTTGA